In a single window of the Panulirus ornatus isolate Po-2019 chromosome 23, ASM3632096v1, whole genome shotgun sequence genome:
- the LOC139756838 gene encoding pseudohemocyanin-1-like: MKVLVLFALVAAAAALPELGLKDLSGYQGDEAATAGVPVALRQRDINYLLYKVYEPLRDERLKTFADTFDPEADVSRYADGGAAVHKLMGELRAERLQKKGRIVTALTTRDREEALMLFEVLMQCQDWDTAVANAAYFRERMNEGEFIYAGYAAVKHSPLGEHLVLPPVYEIVPHLFIDSKVLMDACKARMTGTPAMIKMGFTGTKKNPEQKVAYFSEDIGLSTHYVNWHMEYPFWWKDTYGRHIERKGEIFFWIHHQLTNRFDAERISNHLKISEPIREDKPLKEGYAPQISYKNGVAFPSRPDDVMLVDVDGLPMIRELVQLESRIRDAIDHGYIIGKDGSIIDIRNERGVAILGDVIESSLYSPNPEYYGSLNNMAHKVIARQADPHGKYGMPPNVMEHYMGATRDPSFYKLHKRIDNLFRKHKDSLPPYTKEELVLPGVAIGDVAIDGPLETYLEDYEVTLHNLFEDRAETEVEIRAMMPRLRHKDFSVNIDVVNNNEAEVLATVRIMAWPLRDANGAELSFDEGRWRAIELDKSWKKLAPGDNKIIRKCTEASVTVPDVPSMKTLMAMTEEAVAAGTELHLEQFESATGLPSRLLIPKGNAAGVEFMLVVAVTDGAADAAIEGLPTMTKYHHLGVKGVLPDKKPLGYPLDRRVPDERVFREIPNFKEAIVKVYNYGEHIHHH; the protein is encoded by the exons ATGAAGGTCTTGGTGTTGTTCGCTCTGGTGGCTGCGGCCGCTGCCTTGCCCGAACTCGGCTTGAAAGATCTCTCTGGCTACCAGGGAGATGAAGCTGCTACGGCTG GCGTGCCTGTAGCCCTGAGGCAGCGTGACATCAATTATCTACTCTACAAGGTGTATGAACCCCTGAGGGACGAGCGGTTGAAAACATTTGCAGACACCTTTGACCCAGAAGCTGATGTTTCCCGCTACGCTGACGGTGGAGCTGCCGTTCATAAACTGATGGGAGAACTGAGGGCTGAGAGGCTTCAGAAGAAAGGACGAATTGTGACAGCTCTCACCACCCGCGACCGTGAGGAAGCACTCATGCTCTTTGAGGTTCTCATGCAGTGCCAGGACTGGGATACTGCTGTTGCTAATGCTGCCTATTTCCGTGAGAGAATGAACGAGGGAGAGTTTATTTATGCTGGGTACGCAGCTGTCAAGCACTCTCCGCTCGGTGAGCACCTTGTGCTGCCACCCGTCTATGAGATcgtgccacatttgttcatagaTTCTAAAGTCCTGATGGATGCTTGTAAAGCCAGGATGACTGGCACACCAGCCATGATCAAAATGGGCTTCACAGGCACCAAGAAGAATCCTGAGCAGAAAGTTGCATACTTTTCTGAGGACATTGGTCTCAGTACCCACTACGTGAACTGGCATATGGAATATCCCTTCTGGTGGAAGGACACTTACGGCCGTCACATTGAGCGCAAGGGTGAGATCTTCTTCTGGATACATCACCAGCTAACTAACCGCTTCGACGCCGAACGCATTTCCAACCACCTGAAAATTTCCGAGCCAATACGGGAGGATAAACCACTGAAAGAGGGATACGCTCCTCAGATTTCATACAAGAATGGTGTGGCATTCCCATCCCGCCCCGACGACGTCATGCTTGTGGATGTAGATGGTCTTCCCATGATTCGTGAGTTGGTGCAGCTTGAGAGCCGCATCCGCGATGCCATTGACCATGGATACATTATTGGCAAGGATGGGTCCATCATAGATATTAGGAATGAACGCGGTGTTGCTATCTTGGGTGATGTGATTGAGTCCTCTCTTTACAGCCCCAACCCTGAATACTACGGCTCTCTGAACAATATGGCTCACAAGGTGATTGCCCGTCAGGCTGATCCCCACGGAAAGTACGGCATGCCTCCCAATGTCATGGAGCACTACATGGGTGCTACTAGGGACCCCAGCTTCTATAAACTGCACAAGCGCATCGACAACCTCTTCAGAAAGCATAAAGATAGTCTTCCACCTTATACTAAAGAAGAACTTGTGCTCCCCGGTGTGGCCATTGGCGACGTAGCCATCGACGGCCCATTGGAGACATACTTGGAGGACTATGAAGTCACCCTTCATAATCTTTTCGAAGACAGAGCTGAAACAGAGGTAGAAATTAGAGCAATGATGCCACGTCTGAGGCACAAAGATTTCTCCGTCAATATTGATGTAGTCAACAACAATGAGGCAGAAGTCTTGGCCACAGTGCGCATCATGGCGTGGCCACTTCGTGACGCTAACGGTGCTGAGCTTTCATTCGATGAGGGTCGTTGGCGTGCTATCGAACTTGACAAGTCCTGGAAAAAAC TGGCCCCTGGCGATAACAAAATCATCCGCAAGTGCACTGAGGCCTCAGTGACGGTGCCTGACGTGCCAAGCATGAAGACTCTGATGGCTATGACTGAAGAGGCCGTTGCTGCTGGCACTGAACTGCATCTTGAACAGTTCGAGAGCGCCACTGGTCTGCCCAGCAGGTTGCTCATACCCAAGGGCAACGCAGCTGGTGTGGAGttcatgctggtggtggctgtgaccgACGGTGCAGCTGACGCAGCCATTGAAGGCCTTCCCACCATGACCAAGTACCACCACTTGGGCGTCAAGGGTGTCCTCCCTGACAAGAAGCCCCTTGGCTACCCACTGGACCGTCGAGTCCCTGACGAACGTGTCTTCCGCGAGATCCCTAACTTCAAGGAAGCCATCGTCAAGGTCTATAACTATGGCGAACACATTCATCATCACTAA
- the LOC139756840 gene encoding pseudohemocyanin-1-like translates to MKVLVLFALVAAAAALPELGLKDLAGYQGDEAAAGVALAQRQRDINYLLYKVFEPLRDERLKTFADTFDPEADVSRYADGGAAVHKLMGELRAERLQKKGRVVTALTTRDREEALMLFEVLMQCQDWDTAVASAAYFRERMNEGEFIYAGYAAVKHSPLGEHLVLPPVYEIVPHFFIDSRVMMDAYKAKMTGTPAMIKMGFRTTKKNPEQKVAYFAEDIGLSSHYVNWHMEYPFWWKDTYGRHIERKGEIFFWIHHQLTNRFDAERISNHLKISEPIREDKPLKEGYSPQISYKNGVAFPSRPDDVMLVDVDGLPMIRELVQLESRIRDAIDHGYIIGKDGSIIDIRNERGVAILGDVIESSLYSPNPEYYGSLNNMAHKVIARQADPHGKYGMPPNVMEHYMGATRDPSFYKLHKRIDNLFRKHKDSLPPYTKEELVLPGVAISNVAIDGPLETYLEDYEIILPNLFEDRAETEVEISAMMPRLRHKDFSVNIDVVNNNEAEVLATVRIMAWPLRDANGAEFSFDEGRWHAIELDKSWKKLAPGENHIVRKCTEASVTVPDVPSMKTLMAMTEEALAGGTELHLEQFESATGLPNRLLIPKGNAAGVEFMLVVAVTDGAADAAIEGLPTMTKYHHLGVKGVSPDRKPLGYPLDRRVPDERVFREIPNFKEAIVKVYNYGEHIHHH, encoded by the exons ATGAAGGTCTTGGTGTTGTTCGCTCTGGTGGCTGCGGCCGCTGCCTTGCCCGAACTCGGCTTGAAAGATCTCGCTGGTTACCAGGGAGATGAAGCTGCGGCTG GAGTGGCTTTAGCCCAGAGGCAGCGCGACATCAATTATCTACTCTACAAGGTGTTCGAGCCTCTGCGGGATGAGAGGTTGAAGACATTTGCAGACACCTTTGACCCAGAGGCTGATGTTTCTCGCTACGCTGACGGTGGAGCCGCCGTTCATAAACTGATGGGAGAACTGAGGGCTGAGAGGCTTCAGAAGAAAGGACGAGTTGTGACAGCTCTCACCACACGCGACCGTGAGGAAGCACTCATGCTCTTTGAGGTTCTCATGCAGTGCCAGGACTGGGATACTGCTGTTGCTAGTGCTGCCTATTTCCGTGAGAGAATGAACGAGGGAGAGTTTATTTATGCTGGGTACGCAGCTGTCAAGCACTCTCCGCTTGGTGAGCACCTTGTGCTGCCACCCGTCTATGAGATCGTGCCACACTTCTTCATTGATTCTAGAGTCATGATGGATGCGTATAAAGCCAAGATGACTGGAACACCAGCCATGATCAAAATGGGCTTCAGAACTACCAAGAAGAATCCTGAGCAGAAAGTTGCTTACTTCGCTGAGGATATTGGTCTCAGTTCCCACTACGTAAACTGGCATATGGAATATCCCTTCTGGTGGAAAGACACCTACGGCCGTCACATTGAGCGTAAGGGTGAGATCTTCTTCTGGATACATCACCAGCTAACTAACCGCTTCGACGCCGAACGCATCTCGAACCACCTGAAAATTTCCGAGCCAATACGGGAGGATAAACCACTGAAAGAGGGATACTCTCCTCAGATTTCATACAAGAATGGTGTGGCATTCCCATCCCGCCCCGACGACGTCATGCTTGTGGATGTAGATGGTCTTCCCATGATTCGTGAGTTGGTGCAGCTTGAGAGCCGCATCCGCGATGCCATTGACCATGGATACATTATTGGCAAGGATGGGTCCATCATAGATATTAGGAATGAACGCGGTGTTGCTATCTTGGGTGATGTGATTGAGTCCTCTCTTTACAGCCCCAACCCTGAATACTACGGCTCTCTGAACAATATGGCTCACAAGGTGATTGCCCGTCAGGCTGATCCCCACGGAAAGTACGGCATGCCTCCCAATGTCATGGAGCACTACATGGGTGCTACTAGGGACCCCAGCTTCTATAAACTGCACAAGCGCATCGACAACCTCTTCAGAAAGCATAAAGATAGTCTTCCACCTTATACTAAAGAAGAACTTGTGCTCCCTGGTGTGGCCATTAGCAATGTAGCCATTGATGGTCCATTGGAGACCTACTTGGAAGACTATGAAATCATCCTTCCCAATCTTTTCGAGGATAGAGCGGAAACAGAGGTAGAAATTAGCGCAATGATGCCACGTCTGAGGCACAAAGATTTCTCCGTCAATATTGATGTTGTCAACAACAATGAGGCAGAAGTCTTGGCCACAGTGCGCATCATGGCCTGGCCACTTCGTGACGCTAACGGTGCTGAGTTTTCATTCGATGAGGGTCGTTGGCATGCTATCGAACTAGACAAGTCCTGGAAAAAAC TGGCCCCTGGCGAGAACCACATCGTCCGCAAGTGCACTGAGGCCTCAGTGACGGTGCCTGACGTGCCAAGCATGAAGACTCTGATGGCTATGACTGAGGAGGCCCTTGCTGGTGGCACTGAACTGCATCTTGAACAGTTCGAGAGCGCCACTGGTCTGCCCAACAGGTTGCTCATACCCAAGGGCAACGCAGCTGGTGTGGAGttcatgctggtggtggctgtgaccgACGGTGCAGCTGACGCAGCCATTGAAGGCCTTCCCACAATGACCAAGTACCACCATTTGGGCGTGAAGGGAGTGTCCCCTGACAGGAAGCCCCTCGGCTACCCACTGGACCGTCGCGTCCCTGACGAACGTGTCTTCCGCGAGATCCCCAACTTCAAGGAGGCCATCGTCAAGGTCTACAACTACGGTGAACATATTCACCATCACTaa
- the LOC139756839 gene encoding pseudohemocyanin-1-like — protein sequence MKVLVLFALVAAAAALPELGLKDLAGYQGDEAAAAVVALAQRQRDINYLLYKVFEPLRDERLKTFADTFDPEADVSRYADGGAAVHKLMGELRAERLQKKGRVVTALTTRDREEALMLFEVLMQCQDWDTAVANAAYFRERMNEGEFIYAGYAAVKHSPLGERLVLPPVYEIVPHFFIDSRVMMDAYKAKMTGTPAMIKMGFRTTKKNPEQKVAYFAEDIGLSSHYVNWHMEYPFWWKDTYGRHIERKGEIFFWIHHQLTNRFDAERISNHLKISEPIREDKPLKEGYAPQISYKNGVAFPSRPDDVMLVDVDGLPMIRELVQLESRIRDAIDHGYIIGKDGSIIDIRNERGVAILGDVIESSLYSPNPEYYGSLNNMAHKVIARQADPHGKYGMPPNVMEHYMGATRDPSFYKLHKRIDNLFRKHKDSLPPYTKEELVLPGVAIGNVAIDGPLETYLEDYEIILPNLFEDRAETEVEISAMMPRLRHKDFSVNIDVVNNNEAEVLATVRIMAWPLRDANGAELSFDEGRWHAIELDKSWKKLAPGENHIVRKCTEASVTVPDVPSMKTLMAMTEEALAGGTELHLEQFESATGLPNRLLIPKGNAAGVEFMLVVAVTDGAADAAIEGLPTMTKYHHLGVKGVSPDRKPLGYPLDRRVPDERVFREIPNFKEAIVKVYNYGEHIHHH from the exons ATGAAGGTCTTGGTGTTGTTCGCTCTGGTGGCTGCGGCCGCTGCCTTGCCCGAACTCGGCTTGAAAGATCTCGCTGGTTACCAGGGAGATGAAGCTGCTGCGGCTG TAGTGGCTTTAGCCCAGAGGCAGCGCGACATCAATTATCTACTCTACAAGGTGTTCGAGCCTCTGCGGGATGAGAGGTTGAAGACATTTGCAGACACCTTTGACCCAGAGGCTGATGTTTCCCGCTACGCTGACGGTGGAGCCGCCGTTCATAAACTGATGGGAGAACTGAGGGCTGAGAGGCTTCAGAAGAAAGGACGCGTTGTGACAGCTCTCACCACACGCGACCGTGAGGAAGCACTCATGCTCTTTGAGGTTCTCATGCAGTGCCAGGACTGGGATACTGCTGTTGCTAATGCTGCCTATTTCCGTGAGAGAATGAACGAGGGAGAGTTTATTTATGCTGGGTACGCAGCTGTCAAGCACTCTCCGCTAGGTGAGCGCCTTGTGCTGCCACCCGTCTATGAGATCGTGCCACACTTCTTCATTGATTCTAGAGTCATGATGGATGCGTATAAAGCCAAGATGACTGGCACACCAGCCATGATCAAAATGGGCTTCAGAACTACCAAGAAGAATCCTGAGCAGAAAGTTGCTTACTTCGCTGAGGATATTGGTCTCAGTTCCCACTACGTAAACTGGCATATGGAATATCCCTTCTGGTGGAAAGACACCTACGGCCGTCACATTGAGCGTAAGGGTGAGATCTTCTTCTGGATACATCACCAGCTAACTAACCGCTTCGACGCCGAACGCATCTCGAACCACCTGAAAATTTCCGAGCCAATACGGGAGGATAAACCACTGAAAGAGGGATACGCTCCTCAGATTTCATACAAAAATGGTGTGGCATTCCCATCCCGTCCCGACGACGTCATGCTTGTGGATGTAGATGGTCTTCCCATGATTCGTGAGTTGGTGCAGCTTGAGAGCCGCATCCGCGATGCCATTGACCATGGATACATTATTGGCAAGGATGGGTCCATCATAGATATTAGGAATGAACGCGGTGTTGCTATCTTGGGTGATGTGATTGAGTCCTCTCTTTACAGCCCCAACCCTGAATACTACGGCTCTCTGAACAATATGGCTCACAAGGTGATTGCCCGTCAGGCTGATCCCCACGGAAAGTACGGCATGCCTCCCAATGTCATGGAGCACTACATGGGTGCTACTAGGGACCCCAGCTTCTATAAACTGCACAAGCGCATCGACAACCTCTTCAGAAAGCATAAAGATAGTCTTCCACCTTATACTAAAGAAGAACTTGTGCTCCCTGGTGTGGCCATTGGCAATGTAGCCATTGATGGTCCATTGGAGACCTACTTGGAAGACTATGAAATCATCCTTCCCAATCTTTTCGAGGATAGAGCGGAAACAGAGGTAGAAATTAGCGCAATGATGCCACGTCTGAGGCACAAAGATTTCTCCGTCAATATTGATGTTGTCAACAACAATGAGGCAGAAGTCTTGGCCACAGTGCGCATCATGGCGTGGCCACTTCGTGACGCTAACGGTGCTGAGCTTTCATTCGATGAGGGTCGTTGGCATGCTATCGAACTAGACAAGTCCTGGAAAAAAC TGGCCCCTGGCGAGAACCACATCGTCCGCAAGTGCACTGAGGCCTCAGTGACGGTGCCTGACGTGCCAAGCATGAAGACTCTGATGGCTATGACTGAGGAGGCCCTTGCTGGTGGCACTGAACTGCATCTTGAACAGTTCGAGAGCGCCACTGGTCTGCCCAACAGGTTGCTCATACCCAAGGGCAACGCAGCTGGTGTGGAGttcatgctggtggtggctgtgaccgACGGTGCAGCTGACGCAGCCATTGAAGGCCTTCCCACAATGACCAAGTACCACCATTTGGGCGTGAAGGGAGTGTCCCCTGACAGGAAGCCCCTCGGCTACCCACTGGACCGTCGCGTCCCTGACGAACGTGTCTTCCGCGAGATCCCCAACTTCAAGGAGGCCATCGTCAAGGTCTACAACTACGGTGAACATATTCACCATCACTAA